The sequence below is a genomic window from Chaetodon trifascialis isolate fChaTrf1 chromosome 18, fChaTrf1.hap1, whole genome shotgun sequence.
TGAGTGGTCTCAGAAGTTTTTACCGTGTCACACACTCAGTGTTTTGACTCTTTCATATGAAGTACATCCTGTAAATACACACGTATGCACCATACTGCACAGGTATGCGCATGTGTACAATCTGTACTATGTTTGTACTGCGTAATGTTACATGAAGGACACCTGGAGACACTTTGACATCATTCAGAGTTTACGGCTCCTGctgcctgtcagtcagcagctggAAGGTCACGACcgcgtgtgtgcgcatgtgtgtgtgcagtaaacatgtgtgtgtgtgtgtgtgtacctgggtAGGTGATAGAGCACCACCTCTGCACCGGGACTGTTGGCGGTCCTGGAGTGATGCTTCAGATACATCACAAACAGCTGACCGtaactgcagacagagacagagcgtCAATACGTGGAGCGTCTCCTGATCAGTAAGAAGGACTGAGAGACAACCAAAGGACCAGAGACAACAAAGAACACTTCGAGAGTCTTGGGAAAACGTTCCagtagaaacacagaaatacagaaacaatAAGGAAATGTGGAAATCATCTACTCGTCTTAAGATGGAGGATAAAAACGTCCCTCTGGTAACAGGACATCTACAAACTGAGGACTAGACGTTGGACACTTGGAAGCAGAGACTCGTTTTACCGATTTTAGAAAGTAGAGAAAATTACAAACTGATTATTTCTCtgctttactgctgctgtttggaccTCGACGTCGGAGATTTAAAGCAAACAAACCAAAGGACGAGTCAGCCGAGTGATGGCTTCTCGCCATGACAGCAACCGCAACATCAAGAAGGCCGAAACGATGTCCGAGTAAAAGGCAGCGGCGTATGGACGTGGACGCCAACTTACatggttgccatggcaatgtctctctctgacagacTAAGTTTGGCAGGTTTGGGGACGACCGGCAGCTCGATCTCAAACTTGGACATCTTGGACATGGTCCCATtctgagaagaaacagagaaatagacaaataaacacaaagccgATGACTTAAAAGGACTTTAATTAaatgtgctcagtgtgtgtgaagatcAATGTGAGCACAATCACTGAGTCTGTGCTCGACTACGACGCTCCAGCTGATCTAAAtgatcagcacagtttcaaggtggacgcCGACGTTTAGAGTCACCTGTTCAGGATCTGACCAATACGGTCAAAATGTGTGTTCAGATGGTCGCTGTCCGCTCACCCTGAAGGCGAACGGCTGCAGGACGTTTCCCTGCACGGTGGTGGACAGCAGGATGACGGCCGTCTCTGGACAGTACTGGTACCAGTTCACATTAATGTTCTGactcttcagcagcttcaggctGCGCTTGTCTGGAAACACCTGAGGAGGCAAGTCAAACAAGTTCAGCACCAACCAGAAGAACACAGCGTACGTTTCTACGCAGACGACACACGACTGTCCGTCTGTGCTGGACCACATGATGCTGTAGCTACAGACTCCATCACTGACTGCCTTTAGATCAATGGATGAGCAATAAGTTCCTCAAGTTAAATGAGGACTGAAATCCAACGACTCAGccctaaaacaaaaagagaaatgctgtttaataatctgtgaaattaattccctggattaaatctgagtttACAGCCTTGGTGTTCTCCTGGATTCAGATCTAAGATTCAAGTCTCACATCAACAAGCTAACAAAACTTCATTTTTCCACCTTAGAAACTGCTGAAGGACGACCGTTTATAAACcagaaagatgctgaaaaagtgATTCATGGTGATGTGTGGATGTTGCAGCTATGTAGTTTATCTGTTTATCGGCATCAAAACTCAGGTATCGTATCGGCACAGGTCCTGAAACCTCAGAACACAAAGCAGCTGAGGAACAGGACATACAGCCTGTTGGTGTGATCCAAATATCTGTCTTCTGGAGACATGTTTTAATTACCTGGTAGAACTCTATTCCCTGGTCAGTGATGAAGACTATTTCATTCCAGTTGGTCCAACAGAACCCCAAAACACTGGCGTTCTTCGTCTGcaggacaacaaaaaacacaaatgcagtttATTAACACGACACAAAAGAGTCGTTGGAGCAGCGTCACGAAGCTGATCTGCCCTCAGCTTCGCCTCGAGTCGTTGCCGACGCTTAGACTAGTCAGACTCCATATTCTCTATCCACTGGTAAACACCTGATTTCTCCTCACAGATCAGTCAAATTCTTCtactctgaaaataaaaaccaagaggagaaagactttctgaaatgaaaaggaaagaacGTCCAGCCTACCTTACATTCCTggctgaactctgtgtgtggaTAGTCGGGTATGAAGTTGATGAAATCCTACAGGCGACATAAAATCAATACTTCAGGTCACAGTTTTCCCCGAAATAACGAGATTAGGGCTGCACAGGTGATCACATGACCAGACAAACTGCATTTCTTCGCTTTGTGATAAAATACTGACTCCATCAGGTGGAGGCTGGTCTTCAGAGGAGGCGGCTGTGCAGATGTTCAGCTGCTGGTCTCTAAACAGGAAGTACAATCATGTGGTTCTGCACAGTCAGCAAAACTCACCACAGACTTTGAAGTTCTCTGAACTGCCAAGATCTTATTTCCAATGGAGAACTTGATACACTTCACTTCTCCTTTATCATCCATTCTGTGAAGGAAACAAACACTTTACGTGATTAAATACATCCTGTGGTTACTGTCAGCACATTTCACACCTCTGATGAGGCAAAACAAAGTGGATAAATATGAACTTCAGTCCATAAAAAGTCCATGAAGCAGCCCATCAGACAGAGCTCGGTTACTAAATCCCGTCAGACGTTCCTGCACAGGCCGAAGTACCTGAAGGCAACACTGCTCTTGTCATCTGGGCCTTTGACCACCACCCCTGTGGCTCCACCTGAACGCACCGCAAACACCTGCAGCCAGACAACAGACATTAAGGATGTGAGAAAACCAGCTGCAGGCCTGCTGTGGATCTCTGATGATCGGCAAGTCGTCGAtgattgatcagctgatgagaAACCCTACAGATCAGAATAACTTTAAACGTTGAGCATTAATGACAGAGTGACTCTGCTTTACCCgtaatactgtatgtacaatGCAACTCTGAAAGGAGTATTTTGGATAGTACCTTTACTGCGTAAGCTCCTTCTCATACTGTGCACCTGAGTATTAGTACAGCATAATGACAAGAAAGtgtaaatgaatttaaatgcaggacttttatttaaaacaggcgttttacttttacttattGGAAGAGCTGAATATTTCAGTCACAATATTCTGTTAATGCATAATTTAACAAATATTATCCAATTAATTTCTCAATTAAACATATTATCATTTTATCAGTAAGATGTCTAAAAACAGAGCCCAGCGTTACTTCGacaaattgcttgttttctttcatcaaaatttgaagatattcagtttaatgacagctatgacaaagaaaagcagcaaataatcACATCAGAGCAACAGGACGAAGCTTCTGACTGTCAATCAATGTATTGATCCAGCtctgcattgtgttttgtgtttgtgcctaCTGTGACCTAAAACAGCCAAATATTAATCCAAATCTTTACAAAACTTCACTGGAAATCCACAGCTGTAGAGAagctgtgtgtcacagaaaGTCTTTTATTTCAGCTGATTTAAAATGAACGTGTTCATGTCAGCCAGCCTCGtcatgaagcagctgcagggatTTATTTTGGCTTTTAGGAGGACTAACAAAAATCAACTTATCTGCATCTAAAACTAGGAGGTTGGCTGtaaatgtttggtttgtgcTTTTCCTCTGATCAAACACCGTTTACTTTAAATCCTTACTTTATGAATTGAGTTCTACGCAGGAGTTTATTGAGTCAAACTTCGTTTAACTGTCACAGCTCATCGTTTTTTACGTATCTACgattttgttttaataataTTGAAATGTCACGTCAGCCAACAAACTGtacagaaaataaactgaaactaACTCCGTTAAAATTTGTTGACAGATgatttaaatgctgtttaaacTGAAAACTGTCACCTAGCTAGCTCACCTAGCTACGTTAGCCAATCAGCGCTAACTAGCTCACCTGCTTGTTAGCCTCGTCGAAGAAGACGTTGTTGACGTTGGAGGCATTTTCAAACTGCACCGGGTTCTCGCAGAGCTCCAGGTAATGCTCCTCACTCATCCTCGGCCTCAGCTCTGACAGTTTACCGCTGTTTTAGTCGCAGTTCAGCGTCCTGACAGccgcacaaacacaccaggaAGAGCTCAGCTCAACATACGGCCATCGCACTTCCGGTGTGagttttcagaataaaagcggAGGACCTTAATGTTTCTGAAGTAGTTCtgaaaatttaatttcaaagaTTAAAAACTGGCGCCAAGAACGAATGAAAACAAGGCAAACGTGCCTGTTTTAAAATGTTCGTCCCACACATAAAACACTGCCAGTCTTCACTTGCAACTTGCACATTTTTTCAGGTGTATGGTTTATACCTCTGGccctctctggctcttcaaGAATTGCTGTTATTCTATGTTATATACTGTTTAAGAACATTCATTTCTCTCGTTTTAGTCTCATCCCTATTCTTCTTCATTGTCTATATTTTATGCCTacctgaaaaacacaacttACGTTGTCATTGCGTTGTCAACACAGACTTATAAATGACTCATATTTActgattttgattgattttaaaCTGAAGAACCTTCGTGTAAACATGGATTCAAAGGAATATTTTGTCATTAACTTCCTTATTTGGTACAGAATGAAAGTTTTCAGTTCATATTTGTAGAGGATGCTTTTATTCTGGTGGAGTCCGGTCGgaagttttgttgtttttgctgcttgtCATGTGACAGTCTGATGATCATGTGCCTATGCAGTGAACCTTTCACTGTTAACCTGATAATAaagttttgtgtattttatataaaacaacacaacacttAAACTTGCTTCATCTCCGTCTTTTAATGTCACCACTGATCAGTTTCACAGAGCAACACAACGAGGCGTTTCTCAGAATAAATCCACCATAAAACCAACATCATCTGAGGAGGCTTTTATCCAttaaacatcaaaaacacaatAAGTGACCAAATTACCACATTTTCTGATTTGAAGTTACACGATCTGAGATCTGAGACACCTGCGATTTGTTCTCACTGCAGACATCAAAAACTGTCCCATCGTCTTCTTTCACTGATGCTGGGACGACTTCACTTGCGTTAGTCTGATGGTGATAAAATTTATTTTGTGCCTCACTTTCAGGTTTTGCTAAAACATGTAATAAGCTGCTGCCGTGGCCTCCACAGCAAACAAACCACTGTGACCTTTGACACCTCCCCTTCAGTACGAGACCCCCAAAACGCCTCAGACGAGACAGAGCGACAGAAGACgaagacaaacaggagagaACTGAGATCTCACGTGCTTTCAAAGcttttttcagctgtaaatTTGAAGATGAGAGTCTGACATGTTTCCTCCAGAAAAGGAGGCGTTCACATCTGGAGACGCCCTCAGAAACTCTAGATCTTGAAATAAAGAATTTGAGCGACGCTGAAACAAATGACTGACATGTTTGGACAGACGGATCATCCAGCAGAGGAGGTCCAGAGACAGAAGCTTTGACCTTTTGCACATGTACTGCAGTtctaacagaaacagaaaccagaacCAGGATCAGTGTGGGCCAGTATCAGGAGGACGTGAGATGTGGTCTCAGCTTCAGAAAACCCTGTTGGCGCCTCACAGCAGCCGGGACGCTCCAACTTCAACGTCCAACACGGTGAAACTCATTCCTCCCGCAGCCAGGAGGAGGCGCTCCGTCCTGCCTGTTTAAAGGAGGCAGGCGGAGGGTGGGTCGGTGGGTGGTGGAGGGGTTGGAGGTGGAGGCGCCGGGTCCTCCGGGGGCCTCCTCCGTTCATCACCTCTTTACAGCGTTTTCAACACGGCGGGATCGTGAAGAGAGAGCGAGCCGGGCAGCCGTTAGTCATCGGCGTCGGGTTTTAAAGGAGGGTCGCCGTCTTCAGAGGCGACGGGGAAGGTCTTCTTTCCTCGCCTCTGCACGTGATCCTCGTTCCTCTTCTCCAACGCCACGATCTGTCCGAGAGCACAGGAAGTGTTAACTGGTTCTTCAGGCGGGTTTCTCTATGTGACTCTCTGGAACACCaactctcactgtgtgtgtgtgtgtgtgtgtgtgtgtgtgtgtgtgtgtgtgtgtgtgtgtgtgtgtgtgtgtgtgtgtgtgtgtgcgcgcgcgcgttaCCTCGGCGATGAACTCGGCCTCGTCCTCAGCACCAACAGGGATGTTCAGTCCGCTCACGGCGTTGAACAGCTCGTACATGCTCATGGCCTCGCTCACCCCTCTCTTCTGGAAAAACTGAGGCACAAACACGAGCAGAGTCTCTTCAGTCGTCTCAAACTAACGCGACAGCTCGACTAGATCAATATCTTTGATCTTTTCTGATCTTTGGCTGGAGCTGCTAGCTTCTGTTAGCTAGTCAGCTCAGTTAGCTGCACCGCTAATGGCCCTATGAGCTGAGCGgagctggaatattttcacaccTAGCTTAGCACAGAATTTGTGACTGTTGTGACAGCGAAAGACGCTGCTGATGAGTTTGAGAGCTGCATCGTGTGGGTTAAATTAGCTGTTACCGTGGAAACGTTCTTGCAGTCTCTGAAGAGGAACTCCAAGGCGTGAGGATGGGTGGGCTCGATGGACTGACTGACGTCTATCAGCCAcacctacaacacacacacacgcgcacacacacacacacacacattagagcAGCACTGTGGTGGGTGAGGGATTGAGTCACAACAACAGTGTGAaggcaggaagagaaaagaagagagaatcAGTGAGTTAACATGACAActaaagggaggaggaggaggaggaggaaggtaaAAAATAGAATTCAGAAGCATTAAaaagggagaggcagaggaggcaaagagaaaaaaccTGAAAGAGCATAACTGATGAAGAAGGATGGAAGATTTAAGGAACTTAAACgaagcaagaataaaaaggtgGAAGGAAAGAACGGAGGACAGAATGAAGGACGGAgcagataaagaaaagaaagaggatgaTGGACAGTCGTACCTTCCCTTCATGCCACAGCATGTTGTATTCACTGAGATCAGCGTGGACCAGATTACATTCCTGATACAACAACTGCATCAGCTGCACAGACGGGGGgggtggagaaagagggagggagggagagagggagggaaggagagagaggagagagggagggagggagaggagagagggagggaaggagagagagggagggagagacattTAAAAAGTGGTTTAGTTGCTTTTATAGTCTCACAAACGTCTTGGCACTCGTTCGTACTGAACGCTGCTGCGTGTTTGAAGCAGCTGAAAGTATCATTACACatcctgtacacacacagtacaaagaGTACTCGCAGTACTGCGTACGTACATGAAGGACCTGGTAGAAGGCGTTCTTCATGTCCTCGGAGCCCAGCACGACGTCTTTGAGTTTGGGAGCGGGAACGTGGTCTTTACCGATGAATGACATCACCAGGATGTGCTTCTTCAACAGCACCACCTCTGGACAGGGAATCTCCGCCTCCTtcatcctacacacacacacacatacacacacgcgcgcaacacacacacacacacacacacacacacacacacacacacacacacacacacacacacacacacacacacacacacgtttccacCAGGGCTTCAATTTCTCTGACATGTTGTTGTGAAGCTGAAGTGTCGGGAGGCGGGAGCGGCAGGTGGGAGTGGCAGGCGGGGCTCACCTGCTCAGGTTGTGCATCTCCTTCTCCGCCCACAGCCTGATGACCTTGCGTGGGTTCAGCTTGCTGAAGCGATCCTTGAAGCGATAGTCGTCTTTGATGTAGCGGTCTCTGTTCTTGAACTCGTTGAGCGTCGTCTTGAAAACCTTCAGCACCACTTCGTCTGGGACAGGCTGCTCCtccaggctgacacacacacacacacacacacacacacacacacacacacacacacacacacacacacacacacacacacacacacacacacacacacacacacacagagtgtttGTTTAAGGCTTCTTCTGACTGTGTCTGGACCTCATGCCTTCCTGCTGCTCACCCACCTCCCCCCGTCGGCGTGGAAGACGACAGACTCTTTCCCCGTGCTGATGCAGCCGTTGATGTTCTCCAGCACGCCGGCGTTCACCATCTTATACATGAGCAGGCGAGTGCGAGGGTCCACCGCTTGttcctgaggagagaggagggagagcgaTGAAGGTGCGAGGATGAGTGTGCGTCAACGCGTGGCATTGGAGGAGTGTGTTCGTGTGCGTACGGCGGTGGAGTGCTCCTTCTTCTCGTGCAGCCTGACGCTGCGTCTCTGCTCGCTGTAGCAGTGCTGCTTCAGAGAGTTAAACACCTGATTGGACAGCTTCAGGTCCATCCCCAAGCCATCGCCGACATGGACCTCCGGAGCGaactggaggaagaggagaggatgcagTGACATGCTACAACATGCctggctgagctgtgtgtgtgtgtgtgtgtgtgtgtgtgtgttagagagcaGGCGGCGGTCTTACGTTGTCCATGCGCGCCGTGTTCTTGCGGCCGCAGGTCACCTCGTCGTGTTTGGTGGTGATGTTCTTGCCTTTCCCGGCGAAGCCTCTCCGCGGCGTCGTCTGAGGCTTTTCTGGAGGATCGACACACGCAGCTTTAGAGTTTGTGCGATAATCACCTCGTTCACAGTAACGTCACGTCTGCCTCGGCCACCTTTGACCCCAGTGACGGCGAAGAAAGTAACATAAAAACTGACCACGGACAGTTCAAACTGATTTAAGTCGCCGATCTGTCGCAGCATAAAATGCTGTTCCTCCTTCAACACTTTGACAGCACTGAAAGGTGTGTGTCCAACACTGCAGGGTCAACGGTAgctggacaaaataacaggaacacctTGAACACCTCGTGTTTCTGCTTGTTTGAGGCCGGTCATTGGCCGACGTTTACCGTAACGCTTCTTAAGTTTGACCACAGTCGAATGCTAGAAGCAGTGAGACTCAAAACAAGGACGTCTGTCCAACCTTGACGGAGCAGCTCTGCTGTTGTCGGTGTCGTTCAAACGTATTTAACGTCTAACTTACAAtgactcactgctgcagctgcatctgtGACGTCTGGCTGGAGCATCGATCATTAACACTGAAATAACGTGGGTACAAAAAGTCTCAGCAACAATGGCTGAACAGAGTGTCCACTTATCGGCTCAGAGAGGACATCCTAAGCAGTGTGGGACTGTAAGGTGTAAGGTGTCACGTTACCAGCTCGGTAGGGGTCGTGTCTCGTGTCCTGCCAGTCCACCTCGTCCTCTGAGCTGTCGCTGTCCTCATACGGATGGACCATACGGTAGTTCTCAAAGGAGATGGACactggacacagacagaaacagcccTGAAAAACTGATCCTGCTCATCGGTCTTGAACTCCTGCGTCTGTGTACTTTAACGGACTGTAACTGGACGACTGTGTCTTCGTaagtgtgtctctctgctgtggttCTACCTTTGCTGTCCCCGTTGAACTTCTTCTCCTCTCGCCGGAGCTGATCATCAAACTCACGGTCGAACTGCATCTGTAGCATCTGGGCGAGCATCAGGTCGCTGGTCGTATCCGAAACTTcatctgacaacaacagatcCGCCCCGGGACTGAGAGACAggcggacggacggatggacagacataAATGAATACACAATAATCCTTCACACTGAGTGAACAAAGAGACTCCAACAAACCTGAATGTTCAGACTCTTATTCAGACGCTCTGTTGATGTAAAGCATTTTCATCAAATACAGAaattaattagttaattaaaataattaattcCTCATCACATCAGCATTAAAAACTGTTTCAGGTCATGAGTTCCACTGCGACTGCGATAACCTGCCGATACGTCAGCCGGCTAATCAATCAGACCGATTAGAGGCGAGTTCAGAAACGTCTTAATGAAGCATTTTACACTTTAGACTGACTCGGTGAGCGCGGGGAAGgcgttctcctcctcctccatctgtctggcCAGCTGCTCGCTCATCACGTCGGCCAGGGAGCAGGCAGGGGCCGCCGGGGCCACCGGGCCCCATGGGCTCTGggcaagaaaacacacactttgtgatCAATATCCCGCTACTCTAACGTCATTCAACTCTGTCATTAGTAGATTATCTTTAATACTTAGTGAGTCTTTCgatctgtaaaatgtcaaaaagataGAAGGAAGACAAGACAAGGAGGTGGACGAGTGAAAATCTGGAGAGAAACTcattaaaagcttaaaatgtCCCGATGGAAAACACCAAACCAGGCTGAGGCCGCATTATGTCATTTACAGAGTGACTCAGCAGTAATTAAAGAACCGAGTGagtcacactgacagaaaccacagaagaagagagacacagacatgtCGAGACCTGTCTGAGCGGAGCCCCGCCCCCAGCCTCATTCAGGGACACGCCCACAACAATTCGGAGTTATTTCTTAAATTAAATTCTAAACACGTTTGTTTAAAGTAAAAATCTGCTCGTGAACACGTTAAATATCAACATGACGGACTAAAAGTAATTAACCTGACGtcaaaacatggaaaaagaCACAGCTCTGCTAActgttagctgctagctgcgACATTTGTCACCATTTAACCTTTAGCCTGAAGATGTCAGACAGTCTGGGTTCCGTCGTTCGCTCCATATTATAGAGTTAAAATGATTAAGAGGACTTTAAACCTGGAGGTTCGTTTGAAGTTATCAATTCACACCGTGGTCATCATCTCCTTTGGGTAACTTCAGGGCTAACTAGCGACTGAAGTGACGCGGTTAGCACGAATACCTCAGCGTCTCAGTTTATTTTAATGCGGAACTTGTGCCAAAATACGCGCAGTCCTGGCACACCCAACGGCCGACAGCTGCGGACTTATCTGTCCGCTCACAGCTAGCTCACTTCAGCCTTTTAAGGACAAGGCTGACTGCGAGGCCATGTTGGATAATGACGACCAGAAGCTAACACTAGCAGGCTAATACTAGCTAACGTCCTGAAGTCAAACGACACGTACAAGACACAGAAAAAGCACAAGAGCTTCGTACCtttggtgtttctgctgtgacCCCTGATTGATCCATGTTTACAGAACGATTAATCGATTCTTGCCTTGTAGAGTGAATGGTGGCTAGCCgctgagctaacgttagcacgcTCTGAGGGCAGATTGGGCGACTGAAACGTCCAAAAAATGTAACTGACAGCAACGTCCGCGACGTGACACTACAGACAACTGTCGTATAAACTTCCGTGAATACAAAAAGATTATTTAAAAGTCAGTCACAAGGTTTTTTTAAAATAACCTAAAGGCTGAAACGAGGTAGAGAAGCTTTCAGTGAGGTGTTTCCCAGCTGAGTGGACGCTGGCACAACAGGAAATACGTCATAACTTTCGAGGTGGCTGTGCGCCTTCATAATAAAATACCTGCCGCTGTTGTCGAGGTCTTGAgctttattgtcaatatgtaatAGAGCCTGAAACGAGTAATCATTAATCGATTACCTGAAAGACCGAAATGAATGGTTTTCATAATAAGTTCATCGTTTGCGAATATTTTCAGGCAAATATGTCAGCCAGTCTCTGATTCCGTCTTCTCCAGTGGGAGGAGTTGCTGTTTTTACTCTGATTAAAGTCAGTGTAAACATCTCTGAATTTTAGACTATTTGGACTTttagatgaaaacaaaacaaaacgaagACTTTTGAAGACATTACCTTGTGAAAATTTTCACAATTTGCTAATATTTCTTTGagaaattgattaattgattcatCTTGAGTGCAAAGAACATATTaaccatccattatctataccgcctatccctttcgggggttgcggggggctggagcctatcccagctacaatgggcgagaggcggggtacaccctgaaccggtcgccagccgattgcagggccacatacaaggacaaacaaacattcacactcaccatcaattaacctaatgagcatgtttttggtctgtgggaggaagccggagtacccggagagaacccacgcatgcacgggaagaacatgcaaacttcacacagaaaggccccgcctaacccggggatcgaaccggcaaccttcttgctgtgaggcacgcgcactacctgctgcgccaccgtgcagcctacaTATTAACCAATAATGAGTAAATGAATAATGAAGTTTTAGTACACAGTTTGTCCCTGTAGGCAGAAATAAGAGCATTTATACAACCGTTGACCAAAACTCACTTTAATGCAAATTTGCAATGTGCAGCCTAAATCACTGACACTGGACAAattcacagaccaaaaacaaacaaacaaacaaacaaacaaacaaacaaacaaacatggatttGTAAACCAGAAGccaagttgttgttgttgttgttgttgttattgttgttgttgtcatcagGAGCAGGAATGTTGAAATAGTAACAGTAACTtactattcttcttcttctaactTCATAGGTTCATAACAgtataaaaaaatgaaaatctaaCATATAATAATTTAGAACAACAAAGTACAACAGTAAATAACACAATAATGCAAATACATGTGatgcaaaaatatgaaatgttaTAAATTAAAATACTGTGTATAAATGCAGTATTCGTTTTGTTTGGCTGACTTCCTGTAGCCTGTAAGCGCATATATGCGTGTACCCGTGCGCGCGCCTCAGATACTTCGTGTACTACAACCTACAGTCTGTCCAGGTTACATCGTGAACGCGCATGGCCGTCAAGATGCTGTCACACAGGCAGCAGCGTCCAGGTACGTCAAGTCAGGCCGTGTTAACAGAAGAACGACCGGAAACCGCAAGAGCATGGCTTCAAAATTAAAGCGTAGAATTTGTaattttggaaaacaaacacaaaatgtaccAAAAGATCTTGTTGGAATTACAATATTGGTTATGTCTGGTTGAACAGTTCGGTATAAACACAGATTATGAAAGGTTTCTTTTAGtgctgttatttattatttatttatcaaaatTGTTGAGGATAAATTTTTAAAGTCAATTTTTCCTGCAAAAATGTCAAGCATTTTCTGGATCTTGCTTCCCTGATTGTATCTATTTTGTCATTATATCATCGACAATCAGTTGTTCAaacaaaacatccatccattttctataccgtgtgtccctttcggggttgcgggggtgctggagcctatcccagccatcaacgggcgaggggcggggtacaccctggaccggtcgccagtcaatcgcagggcacaaacacacaaccattcacactcacacctaggggcaattttacagtcaccaattaacctaatgagcatgtttttggtctgtgggaggaagccggagtacccggggagaacccacgcatgcacgggaagaacatgcaaacttcacacagaaaggcccgacc
It includes:
- the riok3 gene encoding serine/threonine-protein kinase RIO3 yields the protein MDQSGVTAETPKSPWGPVAPAAPACSLADVMSEQLARQMEEEENAFPALTDPGADLLLSDEVSDTTSDLMLAQMLQMQFDREFDDQLRREEKKFNGDSKVSISFENYRMVHPYEDSDSSEDEVDWQDTRHDPYRAEKPQTTPRRGFAGKGKNITTKHDEVTCGRKNTARMDNFAPEVHVGDGLGMDLKLSNQVFNSLKQHCYSEQRRSVRLHEKKEHSTAEQAVDPRTRLLMYKMVNAGVLENINGCISTGKESVVFHADGGSLEEQPVPDEVVLKVFKTTLNEFKNRDRYIKDDYRFKDRFSKLNPRKVIRLWAEKEMHNLSRMKEAEIPCPEVVLLKKHILVMSFIGKDHVPAPKLKDVVLGSEDMKNAFYQVLHLMQLLYQECNLVHADLSEYNMLWHEGKVWLIDVSQSIEPTHPHALEFLFRDCKNVSTFFQKRGVSEAMSMYELFNAVSGLNIPVGAEDEAEFIAEIVALEKRNEDHVQRRGKKTFPVASEDGDPPLKPDADD